In Geminocystis sp. NIES-3708, a single window of DNA contains:
- a CDS encoding type II toxin-antitoxin system VapC family toxin, with translation MIIADTGFFIALGNNKDKFHELAKQKLVTLKEKLVITYPLIVETSYLLLERCNKEAQFKFLNQLTKDSIDIFHLSNDNLTRMIELMKKYSDLPMDLADASLVILAEEIKENRILTTDFRDFNIYC, from the coding sequence ATGATTATTGCTGACACTGGTTTTTTCATAGCTTTAGGAAATAATAAAGATAAATTTCATGAACTAGCAAAACAAAAACTTGTTACTCTTAAAGAAAAATTAGTTATTACCTATCCACTAATAGTAGAAACCAGTTATTTATTATTAGAAAGATGCAATAAAGAAGCTCAATTTAAGTTCTTAAATCAGTTAACAAAAGATAGTATAGATATTTTTCATTTAAGTAACGATAATTTAACGAGAATGATTGAGTTAATGAAAAAATATTCTGATTTACCAATGGATTTAGCAGATGCTTCTTTGGTAATTTTAGCAGAAGAAATTAAGGAAAATCGAATTTTAACTACAGATTTTAGAGACTTTAATATTTATTGTTAG
- a CDS encoding ParB/RepB/Spo0J family partition protein → MVTRKTDKPYRGKANLDVIFSDTELSSNTINIKNIVLPKQQPRRYFDSEKLEQLILSIKQHGILEPLLVRPLSEGKYELIAGERRYRASQSLGLIEIPVVIKEITDEEALQVALIENLQREDLNPIEETEGFLQLLSIQLNLSISDVIAQLYRMQNEKVRVNGNVSIHNESTVIIQLFESLAIK, encoded by the coding sequence ATGGTAACAAGAAAAACAGATAAACCTTATCGTGGGAAAGCTAATCTCGATGTTATTTTTAGTGACACTGAATTATCCTCCAATACCATTAACATCAAAAATATTGTTTTACCTAAACAACAACCGAGACGTTATTTTGATTCTGAAAAATTAGAACAGTTAATCCTCTCCATTAAACAACATGGTATCCTCGAACCATTATTAGTTAGACCATTATCAGAAGGAAAATATGAATTAATCGCAGGAGAAAGACGTTATCGGGCTAGTCAATCATTAGGATTAATAGAAATTCCTGTAGTTATCAAGGAAATTACTGATGAAGAGGCTTTACAAGTAGCATTAATCGAAAATTTACAACGAGAGGATTTAAACCCTATAGAGGAAACAGAGGGTTTTTTACAGTTACTCTCTATTCAACTCAATTTATCTATTTCTGATGTCATTGCTCAGTTATATCGAATGCAAAATGAGAAAGTTAGAGTGAATGGAAACGTTTCCATTCACAATGAAAGTACTGTAATTATTCAGTTATTTGAATCATTAGCCATTAAATAG
- a CDS encoding type I restriction-modification system subunit M/S, with protein MDNEKILSSLLDCLPLDKNKPEYVVFYLQILAWAKLSASDSLKQELSFNPQFLSDNFEKVKAIFNDIYKNNSFLKNALAFKLSDINIDNDSVKKLLILVEDLSKNGIINNFRISNEILYKILNSDKNYTGIFFIPSELCDLMINLLGDITKKEIYCPYDNYCDFSLKIYEKGGLPYIEILSTNLIPELINILNNSDITIAHSDPILNPSYVKEGKLKQFDLAMSCPPIGLKYDSEVVKKDWFNRFSHINRNGDVYALSHILSQTKSRIVVIVAHSMLFSSTTEVFRETILKENQIEAVIALPSAIFPYTSFQSSILIFDLHKTKKTVRFVDGSDEQFFIRSHHQSQLVNWQSLLETYLYGEDESLVVDIDIETILNNHSILEVSKYILPPEQKKVTQLLIDQKTVKLSEIVTIISPLQISYLKRADKESKIKAWEITASNFPEYGYLLKPEKEVETIYSKKDNQHFLQPNDVVFIYKGSVGKVGIIPEDVPPKGEGGWVVNQSCLILRPNKKINAKVLFMYLNSEVGQTLVKRIISGATIPLIQLKLLKELEIMMPNQQESQKIISTFDQMVTIQSQIQNLFQEQENLKRQHWAISP; from the coding sequence ATGGATAACGAAAAAATATTGTCAAGTTTATTAGATTGCTTACCCTTGGACAAAAATAAACCAGAATATGTAGTTTTTTATCTTCAAATTTTAGCATGGGCGAAACTTTCAGCATCAGATTCTCTAAAACAGGAATTATCATTTAATCCCCAATTTTTATCTGATAATTTTGAAAAAGTAAAAGCCATATTTAATGATATTTATAAGAATAATTCTTTTTTAAAAAATGCTTTAGCTTTTAAATTATCAGATATTAATATTGATAATGATTCTGTTAAAAAACTATTGATTTTAGTTGAAGATTTAAGTAAAAATGGTATTATTAACAATTTTAGAATTTCTAACGAAATTTTATATAAAATTTTAAATTCAGATAAAAATTATACAGGAATCTTTTTTATCCCTAGTGAATTATGCGATTTAATGATTAATTTATTGGGGGATATTACAAAAAAAGAAATATATTGTCCTTATGATAATTATTGTGATTTTAGTCTAAAAATCTATGAAAAGGGGGGTTTACCTTATATTGAAATATTATCAACTAATTTAATTCCTGAGTTAATAAATATATTAAATAATTCGGATATAACTATTGCTCATAGTGATCCAATTTTAAATCCTTCCTATGTGAAAGAGGGTAAATTAAAACAGTTTGATTTAGCAATGTCTTGTCCCCCAATAGGACTTAAATATGATTCTGAAGTTGTTAAGAAAGATTGGTTTAATCGTTTTAGTCACATCAATCGTAATGGCGATGTTTATGCTCTTTCTCATATTCTTTCTCAAACTAAATCCCGAATCGTGGTAATTGTAGCTCATAGTATGCTTTTTAGCTCCACAACGGAAGTTTTTAGAGAAACGATATTGAAAGAAAATCAAATTGAAGCTGTAATAGCTTTACCTTCAGCTATTTTCCCTTATACTTCTTTTCAATCTTCAATCCTTATCTTTGATTTACATAAAACAAAGAAAACAGTCCGATTTGTTGATGGTAGTGATGAACAGTTTTTTATTCGATCTCATCATCAATCTCAATTAGTTAATTGGCAATCTTTACTGGAAACTTATTTATATGGTGAGGATGAATCTTTGGTTGTTGATATTGATATTGAAACCATCCTTAACAATCATTCTATTCTGGAAGTATCTAAATATATATTACCCCCAGAACAAAAAAAAGTTACTCAACTATTAATAGATCAAAAAACCGTCAAATTATCAGAGATAGTAACAATTATTTCGCCCCTTCAAATTAGCTATCTAAAACGTGCTGACAAAGAATCAAAAATTAAAGCATGGGAAATAACTGCATCTAATTTTCCTGAATATGGTTATTTACTAAAGCCAGAAAAAGAAGTTGAAACCATTTATTCTAAAAAAGATAATCAACATTTTTTACAACCTAATGACGTTGTTTTTATATATAAAGGTAGTGTTGGTAAAGTGGGAATTATTCCAGAAGATGTACCACCTAAAGGTGAAGGGGGATGGGTTGTTAATCAATCCTGTTTGATTTTACGCCCGAATAAAAAAATAAATGCAAAAGTATTATTTATGTATCTAAACTCTGAAGTAGGTCAAACTTTAGTAAAAAGAATCATCTCAGGTGCAACTATACCTTTAATTCAATTGAAACTATTAAAAGAATTAGAAATTATGATGCCTAATCAACAAGAATCTCAAAAAATTATTAGTACTTTCGACCAAATGGTTACAATTCAATCTCAAATACAAAATTTATTTCAAGAACAAGAAAACTTGAAACGTCAACATTGGGCGATAAGTCCGTAA
- a CDS encoding DUF5615 family PIN-like protein, with protein MKFLADMGVSPLTVKALSQQGYYAIHLSEEGLFYLPDSLIMSKQRMKEE; from the coding sequence ATGAAATTTTTAGCAGATATGGGAGTATCACCTTTAACTGTTAAGGCTTTATCTCAGCAAGGATATTATGCTATTCATCTATCAGAAGAAGGCTTGTTTTATTTACCTGATTCTCTGATTATGTCAAAGCAAAGGATGAAGGAAGAATAA
- a CDS encoding glutathione binding-like protein: MIELYYWTTPNGHKISIFLEEAGLDYQIIPVNIAKGEQFEPDFLKISPNNRIPAIIDTKPTDNGEPISLFESGAILLYLAQKTGKFISSDTRQYAKTLEWLFWQVGGLAPMAGQNHHFGIYAPEKIPYAIDRYVKETNRLYGVLNKQLEGKDYIVGEYSIADMACYPWIVPYKIQQQDIREFPHLEAWFKRMGEREAVIRAYQQAEQFNNQPTVTEESRNILFGQTAKR; the protein is encoded by the coding sequence ATGATAGAACTTTACTATTGGACAACTCCTAACGGGCATAAAATCAGTATATTTTTAGAAGAAGCTGGTCTTGATTATCAGATTATCCCTGTCAATATTGCCAAGGGAGAACAGTTTGAACCAGATTTCTTGAAAATATCTCCTAATAATCGTATTCCTGCCATCATCGATACTAAACCGACTGATAACGGAGAACCCATTAGTTTATTTGAATCAGGGGCAATATTACTTTATTTAGCCCAGAAAACAGGCAAGTTTATATCATCCGATACTCGACAATATGCTAAAACTTTAGAATGGTTATTCTGGCAGGTAGGCGGACTCGCACCAATGGCGGGGCAAAATCATCACTTTGGTATATATGCTCCTGAAAAAATACCCTATGCCATCGATCGATATGTTAAAGAAACTAATAGATTATACGGAGTATTGAATAAACAGTTAGAAGGGAAAGATTATATTGTAGGGGAGTATTCCATCGCAGATATGGCTTGTTATCCTTGGATAGTACCGTATAAAATTCAACAACAGGATATAAGAGAGTTTCCTCATTTAGAAGCATGGTTTAAACGCATGGGAGAAAGAGAAGCAGTGATTAGAGCTTATCAACAAGCAGAACAATTTAATAATCAACCAACCGTTACCGAAGAAAGTAGAAATATTTTGTTCGGACAAACTGCTAAAAGATAG
- a CDS encoding C-type lectin domain-containing protein produces the protein MLQNRWNKFYLILFSIFFLLISPKVKGDERKIVNPDNGNEYLLTDVMSWQEARVLAEKLGGYLVTINDEKENQWLINTFLHHDTDFVWIGINDYQEEGHFIWINNENVPYTNWASGEPNNNLLQGGEDYGVINGGKNPFNRTVGTWSDAPEKARLRGIIEFTIN, from the coding sequence ATGTTGCAAAATAGATGGAACAAATTTTACTTAATTTTGTTTAGTATATTTTTTCTATTAATAAGCCCAAAAGTAAAAGGAGATGAAAGAAAAATAGTCAATCCTGACAATGGGAATGAATATCTTTTGACAGACGTAATGTCATGGCAGGAAGCAAGAGTTTTAGCGGAGAAATTAGGCGGATATTTAGTGACAATCAATGATGAAAAAGAGAATCAGTGGTTAATAAATACATTCCTTCACCATGACACTGATTTTGTCTGGATTGGTATAAATGATTACCAAGAAGAAGGGCATTTTATTTGGATTAATAATGAAAATGTTCCCTATACAAACTGGGCATCGGGAGAACCGAATAATAATTTACTACAAGGCGGTGAAGATTACGGAGTAATAAATGGAGGAAAAAATCCTTTTAACCGTACAGTAGGAACATGGAGCGATGCACCTGAAAAGGCTAGATTAAGAGGTATTATTGAATTCACAATCAATTAG
- a CDS encoding DUF4258 domain-containing protein has translation MNITKHGHQRMNQRGITKTMIELAIHYGTPKQDQYILNKKLAEQLAIDLQTQLKTLKKIIDKKGIVVVQEQDILITTYNC, from the coding sequence ATGAATATTACTAAACATGGACATCAAAGGATGAATCAGAGGGGAATTACTAAGACGATGATTGAGTTAGCAATTCATTATGGAACACCAAAACAAGATCAGTATATTCTAAATAAAAAATTAGCTGAACAACTCGCAATTGATCTACAAACACAGCTTAAAACTCTTAAAAAAATTATTGATAAAAAAGGAATTGTAGTAGTGCAAGAACAGGATATATTAATCACTACCTACAACTGTTAA
- a CDS encoding ParA family protein: MPLFNQAGGVGKTTITYNLGYHLSLLKYRVLLIDLDPQSSLTTFMGIEPETLDKTPFDAIINEEPLFILKNIHGVDLAPTNINLSAAEIQLVNLDFREVRLLEAIAPLLPNYDFILIDCPPSLGLLSYSALIASTHVLIPIETHFKAFQGTNLLLETIAKVKKRGNRDLKIAGFIPSRYSKANSQDKRTLQAIQEEFGQIATVYDAIPRLTAFADASEEAVPLAVYDLKCPAVKMMNKLAKEITNIQVKS, from the coding sequence TTGCCTTTATTTAATCAGGCTGGAGGAGTCGGTAAAACGACTATTACTTATAATCTTGGTTATCATCTCTCCCTCTTAAAATATCGAGTTTTACTCATTGATCTTGACCCTCAATCTTCTTTAACTACTTTCATGGGCATTGAGCCTGAGACATTAGATAAAACACCTTTTGATGCTATTATTAATGAAGAACCTTTGTTTATCTTAAAAAATATTCATGGTGTCGATTTAGCCCCGACTAATATTAATTTATCCGCCGCCGAAATTCAGTTGGTTAATCTTGATTTTCGTGAGGTAAGATTACTTGAAGCTATCGCCCCCCTATTACCCAATTATGATTTTATCTTGATTGATTGTCCCCCTAGTTTAGGGTTACTCAGTTATAGTGCTTTAATTGCATCAACTCATGTTTTAATACCCATTGAAACTCATTTTAAGGCATTTCAGGGAACTAATTTATTACTCGAAACTATTGCTAAAGTAAAGAAAAGAGGTAATCGTGATTTAAAAATAGCTGGTTTTATTCCCTCTCGTTATAGTAAAGCAAATTCTCAGGATAAAAGAACATTACAAGCTATTCAAGAAGAGTTTGGACAAATTGCCACAGTTTATGATGCTATTCCTCGGTTAACTGCTTTTGCTGATGCTTCTGAAGAAGCTGTACCCCTTGCCGTTTATGATCTTAAATGTCCTGCGGTTAAAATGATGAATAAGTTAGCCAAAGAAATTACCAATATTCAAGTTAAAAGCTAA
- a CDS encoding HU family DNA-binding protein, protein MSINQKKSVKCIAQKVNKKDGIVKEIVNATLEEIYNCLKKKESVNLRNFGIFYIQEKRDSTLFKFNPSQRLRKLFGWSSTYKGDI, encoded by the coding sequence ATGTCTATAAATCAGAAAAAATCGGTAAAATGTATTGCTCAAAAAGTTAATAAAAAAGATGGGATTGTTAAAGAAATTGTTAATGCTACCTTAGAAGAAATATATAATTGTTTAAAAAAGAAAGAAAGTGTCAATTTAAGAAATTTTGGAATATTTTATATCCAAGAAAAAAGGGATAGTACACTGTTTAAATTTAATCCTTCTCAACGCCTACGAAAATTATTTGGTTGGTCATCTACTTATAAAGGAGATATATAA
- a CDS encoding class I SAM-dependent methyltransferase encodes MTINKTNKQQKTIKEQVKLLAQESLQRSEPSGWFDLIYQQAGDDATQVPWAKMQPYPYFHDWLNELQPSNLSGLNSLVIGCGLGDDAEALADLGVENITAFDISPHAIAWCKKRFSNSKVNYLVADLFNLNAEWSKKFDFVYECRNIQALPLNVRTEVITNIANLVADNGILLVINYFRDNDEELTDSPPWALSKHEFDLFKKLGLKENKINTYFEKENKIQIAEYIKTEQLILDKSVFAFR; translated from the coding sequence GTGACAATAAACAAAACAAATAAACAACAAAAAACCATTAAAGAACAGGTTAAATTATTAGCTCAAGAATCTTTACAACGTTCTGAACCTTCGGGCTGGTTTGATCTTATTTATCAACAAGCTGGAGACGATGCAACTCAAGTTCCTTGGGCAAAAATGCAACCTTATCCTTATTTCCATGATTGGCTTAATGAACTTCAACCAAGTAATTTATCAGGATTAAATAGCCTTGTAATTGGTTGTGGATTGGGTGATGATGCCGAAGCTTTAGCTGATTTGGGAGTTGAAAATATTACTGCATTTGATATATCTCCTCATGCGATTGCTTGGTGTAAAAAACGTTTTTCGAATAGTAAAGTTAATTATCTTGTCGCTGATTTATTCAATCTCAATGCAGAATGGAGTAAAAAGTTTGATTTTGTTTATGAATGTAGAAACATACAAGCATTACCTTTAAATGTGAGAACTGAAGTGATTACTAATATTGCTAACTTAGTAGCTGATAACGGTATTTTATTAGTTATTAATTATTTTCGAGATAATGATGAAGAACTAACAGATTCACCACCTTGGGCATTGTCAAAACACGAATTTGACCTATTTAAAAAACTAGGATTAAAAGAAAATAAAATCAATACTTATTTTGAAAAAGAAAATAAGATACAAATAGCAGAGTATATAAAAACTGAACAACTTATTTTGGATAAATCAGTCTTTGCATTCCGCTAA
- a CDS encoding SDR family oxidoreductase has translation MKIFLAGATGQTGRRIASELVKRNISVCALVRDENKARKILPSEVELIIGDVLNPNSFSSALTNCNIVICATGATPSLDPTAFYKVDYEGSKNLINSAKENNIDKFIFVTSLCVSRFFHPLNLFGLVLFWKKQAEKYLINSGLNYTIVRPAGLKNEDNQYPLVVSGADTLFEGSIPRVKVAQVCVESIFHPKTNNHILEIVAKEDAQSKEWSQLFSV, from the coding sequence ATGAAAATATTTTTAGCTGGTGCAACGGGGCAAACTGGTAGAAGAATTGCCTCAGAATTGGTAAAACGAAATATATCGGTTTGTGCTTTAGTAAGAGATGAAAATAAAGCACGGAAAATTTTACCTTCTGAAGTAGAACTGATAATTGGTGACGTGCTTAATCCTAATTCTTTTTCTTCTGCTTTAACTAATTGTAATATTGTTATTTGTGCTACTGGTGCAACTCCTAGTTTAGATCCTACTGCATTTTATAAGGTAGATTATGAAGGTAGTAAAAATTTGATTAATTCGGCAAAGGAAAACAATATTGATAAATTTATCTTTGTTACCTCTTTGTGTGTATCAAGATTTTTTCATCCTCTCAACTTATTTGGTTTAGTTTTATTTTGGAAAAAACAAGCAGAAAAATATTTAATTAACAGTGGGTTAAATTATACAATTGTTCGTCCTGCTGGATTAAAAAATGAAGATAATCAATATCCTTTAGTGGTTAGTGGTGCAGATACTTTATTTGAGGGTTCGATTCCTCGTGTTAAAGTCGCTCAAGTTTGTGTCGAGTCTATTTTTCACCCTAAAACTAATAATCATATTTTAGAAATAGTCGCCAAAGAAGATGCTCAATCTAAAGAATGGAGTCAATTATTTTCAGTTTAG
- a CDS encoding DUF433 domain-containing protein: protein MENTKVILGRITFNSEIMGGRACIRGMRITVALVLKLLASDMSIEEILREYPDLELGDIQASLNYASLLADEKVYSFEQKVA, encoded by the coding sequence ATGGAAAATACAAAAGTTATTTTGGGAAGAATCACCTTTAACTCTGAAATCATGGGAGGAAGGGCTTGTATTCGAGGAATGCGCATTACAGTTGCTTTAGTGCTAAAATTGTTAGCTAGTGATATGTCGATCGAAGAAATTTTAAGAGAGTATCCTGACTTAGAATTAGGGGATATTCAAGCCTCCCTTAACTATGCCTCCTTGTTAGCGGATGAAAAAGTTTATTCTTTTGAGCAAAAAGTGGCATGA